GTGGCCGATCTGCTGGACCGTTCGGCCGTTGCCAGGGATGAGGATGGGGCGCCCTCGGAGCACGCGCTGGAACATCCGCTGCTCGCGGTCCGGGATGATGTTGCCCGCTCCCATCACCATCGACAGCGCGACGGTCGTCGCCGGGAAACGGTTCTCGCGCCACTCGCGGCGGAGGATGTCCTCGCAGGCCAGCTTGTTCTTCCCGTACGCGTTCTGGTCGTCGCCGCGCTCGTCGGGGTGGTTCTCGCCGATGGGGAGCAGGTCCGTCGCGGCGTAGGTCACCGTCGAGCTGATGAAGACGTAGTGGGCGATTCGGCCGCGGAAGATGTCGACCATGAGCTCGACGTCTGCGGGCAGGTAGGCGCTGACGTCGATCACCGCGTCCACGTCGACCGCCCCGAGCACGTCGCGCATCTGCGCTTCGTCGGTCCGGTCGGCGACGACGCGCTCGACCCGGTGGGGGAGGTCCGCTTCGGTCTTGCCGCGGTTCAGGACCACGACGTCGTGGCCTGTGCGATCGAGCTCGTGCACGAGCGCGAGACCGTTGAACTGCGTGCCGCCCATGACGAGGACTCTCATCGCGATCCTTCCTTGCGGTTGCATCCGCGCCGGCGCGCGGGTGACTCGGTAGGCGTGCGAGCATACACCGCTCACCGCGGCGCGGAGGGAGTGGTGGAGGGCCTCGTCGCAGGCCATCATGGACCCCCAGGGCGCCGCGGCGCCGAGGGGAGGGACGAACGATGGCGAAGACGGCGATTCCCACGCCGGAACGGATGCGGGAGATCTTCGAGTCGGTGAAGAACTGGGGGCGCTGGGGCGAGGACGACGAAGCCGGCGCGCTCAACCTGATCACCGAGGACGTGCGGCGCGCTTCGGCGGCGAGCATTCGTCACGGCCGCGTGGTCAGCTGCTCCCGCAACCTGCCCGTCGATCCCGCGCCGGACAATCCGCACCCGGCCCTCCACATGATGGTCGCGGGTGGCGACGACTGCCTGATTCCGGAGATCGGACTCGAGACCACGTCCGACTTCGTCGGGCTGGCCTTCCACGGGATGGCGACGAGTCACCTCGATGCGTTCTGCCACGTCCACAAGGACGGTCTGATGTACAACGGCTATCCGGGAACCCTCGTGAAGAGCACCGGCGCCAAGAAGAACAGCGTGATGTGCGCCAAGGACGGGATCGTCTCCCGCGGCGTCCTCGCCGACGTGCCGCGCCACCTCGGCGTCGACTGGCTCGAGCCGGGGCAGATCATCGAACCCGACGAGCTGACCGGCTGCCTCGCCGCCCAGGAAGTCGTGGTTCGCGAGGGCGACGTGCTACTCGTCGCGACCGGACGCGATGCGCGCCGGGCGGAGTTCGGTCCGTGGTCGCCGATGGACCCGGGCATGCCCGGCCTCCACCCGGAGTGCGTTCCGTGGCTCCACGAGCAGGGCGTGTCCGTCCTCGGCTCGGACTGCGTGTCCGATCCGATCCCGCTCCCGCCGATCGAAGGCTGGGGCATGCCGATCCACGAGTGCACCCTCGTCGCGATGGGTGTCCACCTGCTCGACAACCTCGAGCTGTCGGGGCTCCAGGCCGCCTGTGCCGAACTGTCCCAATGGGACTTCCAGCTGACGATCGCGCCGCTCCGGATCGAGCAGGGGACCGGCTCTCCCGTGAATCCGATCGCCGTATTGTAGGGCCCGCCATTTGACGGGATTTACATCTTCCCGCTCCGTTCTTGTGATAGCTTCGACGCGTTAGTCGAGCCGGTCACGCGGAACGGGAAGGGTGATGATGCGATCTGGTTGGGGACTCCTCGCTCGGACTTCGATCTCGATGGCGCTTGCCGTCATTCTGACGTCGGCTCGGCCTTCGTCGGCGGTGATGGATCTGGATACCGCGGCGTCCTACTTCGGGAAGCTGAGCGGCGTCTGGGGCATGCGGATGTCTCCGGATGGCCAGAAAGTCTCGTTCCTTCGGAACCATTCCGACGACTTCCCGATCGCGATGGTGATCGACCTGACGACGGGCAAGCCCAGCATGGTCGCGGCGAGTGATCCGAAGAAGGGGATGTACGTCGAGCGCTGCCGGTGGGCGACGAATTCGCGACTCCTGTGTGCCTACTATGGCGTCTGGAGTCTGAGGGGCGATCCGGTGTTTTCTTCCCGCCTCGTCGCCGTGGACGTGGATGGCGGAAATCAGAAGGTGCTTGCTCAACGGCAGCAGCGAGAGAACTGGGCCTTTCACCAGGACGAGATCGTCGCGATGCTGCCAGACGAACCCAGGTACATCTGGCTCCAGTTCAACGAGGGGCGAGGGCAGGGCGTCGTCCGAGTCGACATCGAGAAGAACAAACTCAAGACGATCGTGAAGCCACGTGAGACGGTTTGGGACTACGTCGCGGACGTCCGTCGCGAAGAGGTGCGAATCCGGTCCAACGCCAACCGCACCAACATCGACGTCGAGTATCGACTCGCAGGAGAGAAGAAGTGGCGACGCCTCCACCGTTATGAAGCCAAGGAGCTCTTCGACGACTACGCCTTCGCGGCCTTCGGTTCGGAGCCCAACGAGATCCTCGTGTGGGACGACGTCGATGGGCGACGCGCCCTGCTCCGCGAGACGCTTCAGGAAGACGCGACGGTGCCGCGCCCCCGGGAGGTGGTTTTCTCGCACCCCGAGGTCGATCTATCCGCGTTGTCTTCACTCGGCAAATACGATCGTGTAGTCGCGGTTCACTACGAGACCGATCGCGGGCACGTCCACTACTTCGACGACGCGGCGAAGGCGATTCACGAGCGTGTCTCGGAGGACTTCGGCGACGTCGACGTCCTCCTCGTCGATGAGAGCTGGGACCGGAGGTACTACCTGATTCTGGCGAACAGCGACGTCAACCCGGGGGCCTATTTCCGCTACGACACGAAGACAGACGAAGTCTCCAGGATCACGGAAGTCCGCTCCTGGCTGGACGAAGACGATCTTTCCCCGATGCGTGCGGTCCGCTTCCCTTCTCGTGATGGCAAGCAGATCCCCGGGTACCTGACGATGCCGAACGGTCGTTCCGGGAAGAATCTGCCTCTGATCGTCTACCCGCATGGCGGACCCTGGGCTCGCGACAGCTGGGGGTTCGACTGGGTTCCGCAGTTCCTCGCCGCGCAGGGGTACGCTGTCCTCCAGCCGAACTATCGGGGCTCGACGGGCTACGGAGACGGTTGGGCCGGCGAAGGCGCGCTGAAGGAATGGCGGGTCGTGATGCAGGACATCGAGGATGCGGTGGTCCACCTCGTCGAGAAGGAGATCGCGGATCCTCAGCGTATCTGCACCGTGGGGTGGAGTTACGGGGGCTATGCGGCTTTGATGAGCCCGCTGGAACACCCTGATCGATACCGATGCGCCGTGAGCATCGCCGGCATCACGCACCCGCGCCGGCTCTACGAAGATGCGCCGGCGGTGAGGAAGAAGGCGTTCCAGTCGATGGTCGCCACCGAGGGGGATGACGTGCGGCTGAGCTCACCGCTGCGGCGGGCAGAAGAGATGCCCGTGCCCGTACTTCTCTTCCATGGGGACCTCGATATGAACGTGCCTGTCGACCACGGCGAGGACCTCGCGAAGGCGCTCGAGCGGGCCGGTAAGCCCGTGGACTACATCGAATACGAGAACGCGGACCACTTCCTGGAACGCGAACGCCAGCGCATCGACATGCTCCAGCGAATCGCCGACTTCCTCGACGACCACCTGAAGAAGAAGCCGGCGAACTGAAGCCGAGCGCCCGGCGGCGACGCCTTGCATCGGGTCGGTTCGTCGGAGTCGCCGAGCGCCCGCAGGCGACGCCTTATGAGACGCCTTATGAATAGTGGCTCATCACCGTCTCGGCGAAGAGCTGCGCCGGCTCGCGGGTGTCGCGACCGAAGAACTCGATCACGAAGAAAGTGACGCCGAGGGCGCGGTGGCGCTCGATGCACTCGATGACGCGCTCCGGCGAGCCCCAGATGCCGTGCTCCTCGAGGGCGCC
The sequence above is drawn from the bacterium genome and encodes:
- a CDS encoding NAD-dependent epimerase/dehydratase family protein, translated to MRVLVMGGTQFNGLALVHELDRTGHDVVVLNRGKTEADLPHRVERVVADRTDEAQMRDVLGAVDVDAVIDVSAYLPADVELMVDIFRGRIAHYVFISSTVTYAATDLLPIGENHPDERGDDQNAYGKNKLACEDILRREWRENRFPATTVALSMVMGAGNIIPDREQRMFQRVLRGRPILIPGNGRTVQQIGHADDQARALRMVLGQPITFGERYNLTGGDYFTQEGYVDECASLLGKNVEKLFIPAAMMDRLWSGDLQIEMPRPESKVDIRSSDMQQNAMQMNRFMLSVLVQQIAPNIHTWDRSVFYSVEKLRRHVGWEPELTFRASLERTWRWYQDAGLPDTQEFDFAFEDELIRMVREGTS
- a CDS encoding cyclase family protein, encoding MAKTAIPTPERMREIFESVKNWGRWGEDDEAGALNLITEDVRRASAASIRHGRVVSCSRNLPVDPAPDNPHPALHMMVAGGDDCLIPEIGLETTSDFVGLAFHGMATSHLDAFCHVHKDGLMYNGYPGTLVKSTGAKKNSVMCAKDGIVSRGVLADVPRHLGVDWLEPGQIIEPDELTGCLAAQEVVVREGDVLLVATGRDARRAEFGPWSPMDPGMPGLHPECVPWLHEQGVSVLGSDCVSDPIPLPPIEGWGMPIHECTLVAMGVHLLDNLELSGLQAACAELSQWDFQLTIAPLRIEQGTGSPVNPIAVL
- a CDS encoding S9 family peptidase; amino-acid sequence: MMRSGWGLLARTSISMALAVILTSARPSSAVMDLDTAASYFGKLSGVWGMRMSPDGQKVSFLRNHSDDFPIAMVIDLTTGKPSMVAASDPKKGMYVERCRWATNSRLLCAYYGVWSLRGDPVFSSRLVAVDVDGGNQKVLAQRQQRENWAFHQDEIVAMLPDEPRYIWLQFNEGRGQGVVRVDIEKNKLKTIVKPRETVWDYVADVRREEVRIRSNANRTNIDVEYRLAGEKKWRRLHRYEAKELFDDYAFAAFGSEPNEILVWDDVDGRRALLRETLQEDATVPRPREVVFSHPEVDLSALSSLGKYDRVVAVHYETDRGHVHYFDDAAKAIHERVSEDFGDVDVLLVDESWDRRYYLILANSDVNPGAYFRYDTKTDEVSRITEVRSWLDEDDLSPMRAVRFPSRDGKQIPGYLTMPNGRSGKNLPLIVYPHGGPWARDSWGFDWVPQFLAAQGYAVLQPNYRGSTGYGDGWAGEGALKEWRVVMQDIEDAVVHLVEKEIADPQRICTVGWSYGGYAALMSPLEHPDRYRCAVSIAGITHPRRLYEDAPAVRKKAFQSMVATEGDDVRLSSPLRRAEEMPVPVLLFHGDLDMNVPVDHGEDLAKALERAGKPVDYIEYENADHFLERERQRIDMLQRIADFLDDHLKKKPAN